attattgaatttttaatatcttaaatgttaaaaaatgtcTTAAAATACACCTCTCACAATTGTGACTCCTGATCACGTTGATCAcgtttttgctgaaatgacGCTAAAATGACACTGACCCAATCCGTGAAGGCTTTAGACCTCCCAGAGAAGTGGTAATTAAACAGTAGGATCAAAGTACGATGAAATAAACCTGGGATAATAAACAAATTGCAGACAACTTCAGCGGTTTAGAGGGCTCTTGCAGTAGTAGCCTTAAACGCTAAGCGAATAAAGTACTTGATAACTCGTACTGAGATAGCCAGCTAAAGAAGACCTCTTCTGAGCAGGAAACGCTTGCGCGTGAAGTATTTTGAGGTCGCTAAAGGAGCAAGGCACCAGAATATCTACTTCGCCAAACAACTCAGCTGTCTTGCCCTACTTGATTCTCAATCTCCATGCGGTTTATTGCCATGCGGGACGAATAATCTTTCTGAGCATCTTCTTCTCGCAAGATCCTGTCAGTCCTGACATGGTCCATGTCTCAGATGTGTATGTGAGTACTGAAACTATAAAGGTACTATAGGTGCCCAGCTTCGATCATCGCGACAGTTGTTTTGAGTGGAGAAGTTTCCTCAGGTTCTAGAAAGATCGGTTAGTCGCTAGCATCCTAGCGCGTATctcaaaatcaattttgtcGGTGCTGACCTTTGACACAATATAGGTGAAGTTTCGGATGACTTCAAAAGTGCGGTCACCTGCATGTACGTCACCTCTGCGTAAGTCAGGATTTGTTCGCAGCGCCGCTTTTATGTGCCACCATCGATCCTTTGGTTCGATCCTGTGGTAGGTGGCTACCACATAGGAGACCCGTAAACTAATTATGTGTATGTCATCAGCGTGTGTATGTCAAGATCTGAATTGACTTATAGAAAATGGTCCTCGAAGATTCCTCCTCTGAGTCGCAGATGGCAAAACAAAGAGTCCTAGGAGTGACGTTGATCATTGTCATTCGTATAGGTTTGGTAAGCTTGGCCAGGATTCCCAAAGAGCTCATTTCTTGGGATAATTTTACCCTGATTTATGTATAATCTGTTGGAAATAGTTTATTAGATTTAAGGCTTTATTTAATATAGGAAAATTTACTGGCGGTAAACAGCTCTCTACTAATCATGCTCCTATGTGTATTGTTTCTTGATTTCTTTTGCAGCCCGGTCTCGATGAAGTGGTCCGTCAGTGCCGCAACCGTAACTTGTTCTTCTCCACCGACATCGAAAAGGCAATCCAGGAAGCGGAACTCATCTTCATCTCCGTCAACACGCCCACGAAAACGTACGGCAATGGACGAGGCCGTGCGGCGGACCTGAAGTACGTCGAGGGTTGTGCTCGTATGATCGCTGAAATGTCCCAAAATAGTAAAATCGTGGTGGAGAAAAGTACGGTGCCGGTACGGGCTGCTGAAAGCATTATGCACATCCTCAAGGCAAACCACAAACCAGGCGTCAAGTACGATATCCTATCCAATCCCGAGTTTCTTGCCGAGGGAACGGCAGTGGAGGATCTGCTCAAGCCCGATCGTGTGCTGATCGGTGGCGAACAAACACCCGAAGGGCAGGCAGCGATCGAAAAGCTTTGCTGGGTGTACGAACACTGGATCCCGAAGAAGAACATCATCACGACCAACACCTGGAGCTCGGAGCTGTCCAAGCTGGCAGCGAATGCATTCCTCGCGCAACGCATTTCCTCGATCAATTCACTGTCCGCGGTGTGTGAAGCAACCGGCGCGGACGTATCCGAGGTTGCCCGAGCCGTTGGGTTAGATTCTCGTATTGGGCCAAAGTTTCTGCAGGCATCGGTCGGATTCGGTGGTAGTTGCTTCCAGAAGGACATCCTAAATCTGGTGTACATCTGCGAGGGTCTAAACCTACCGGAGGTGGCCGCGTACTGGCAGCAGGTGATCGACATGAACGACTACCAGAAAACGCGCTTCTCGCAAAAGATCATCGAGTGTCTGTTCAACACGGTCACCGACAAGCGCATCTCGATACTGGGCTTTGCGTTTAAGAAAAACACGGGAGACACGCGCGAAACACCCGCCATCACCGTTTGCCGGACGCTGCTCGACGAGGGCGCACAGCTCAACATCTACGATCCGAAGGTGGAACCGGAGCAGATCATCGCCGACTTGACGCACCCGAAGGTTACCGAGAGCCCGGAACACGTGAAGCGCGCCGTACAGATCTTCGCCGATCCGTACGATGCGGTCCGGGGCACGCATGCCCTCGTCGTGTGCACCGAATGGGATGAGTTTGTCGTATGTCATCAATGCCACCGTCATCTCGCGTCGAAGCCGACCGTTACGGATCAAAATTACCACCACCTTCCGCCCCACCATCCTTCGTCACACCACGAACCAAGGTGCCCGGTCGTTTCTAATACTGTACCCGTTGtcccttttgctttcttcccgCAGAGTCTCAACTACGAGCGAATTTACGCGTCGATGATGAAGCCGGCGTACATCTTTGATGGTCGTAAGATTCTGCCACACGAACGGCTCCAGCAGATTGGGTTCCACGTGCAGACGATCGGGAAGCGGctgttgcagcagcagcaacacgaCCCAACCGTGCGGCCCTTCCCGAGCCACCTGACCAATGGGCACGGGTATGGTGCGCTGCCGGCGAACGGAGACGGTCCGAGTGCGCAGGCCTAGTAGCTCTGTTGCCTCGTAGATAGTAGTGCCGCTAGTGACATCGCTTCACCCGTAGACCCGAACGCGGACCGTGACAGTGGCGATGcaaaccagcaacaacaagcgCACCAGCGTCGCctagcatttgatgccgctGCCGGCTGGTGGCAGTGCTTCCTGCGCATGGACTGTACCGGTACGTCGACGAAACCACCCGCCGCCACAACAAGTGATGGTGATCGGCCGGGCCGCATGGATCGACGATCCACACCACCGCCTGCACCACCACCGACACCGCACCGCTTTCAGATCGGTTGCCGCATCGTTCGTACCGTGCGCACCAGCGTGCAGAGTGACGCCATTCTCGGCGGTGTCACGTCCACGGTAGAAAGCCTGCTGGGGCAACGGCCGCGCAGTCGTACGCGAAGCACACCCGGTGGGAGCACATCCGGTGACGATAACATTACGATACCACCGGAAGATAGAAAGTATTACTACTGATCGGAAGGCGCGGTTGGGGTGTACGTACGGGTCTGATTTTGCCTGCATGGTACTGCTTTTCTCGAGGGCTCTATCCTGATGACTCTTCTCCTCATATCTTTCTTCGCTTCCTTCGCGTAGCATTAAGCTTAAGATGATCGAATGAGACGGCGGTAACTAGTAGGCGTGTGACATCACAGACCGCATATGGGAAGATGTGTAAGGTTTTTGTAGGTTAGGGATTATGGTTTATCctccacacgcacgcacggatTGCCTAATCGAAACGAATCTATACTCAAGTAGCACTTTCGTATTATATTTCCCTTCCCCCTCCAAGTGTATGTATCCTTCCCCTCCCTTTCCTGCGTCCGCTTCTATGTAGCTGCATAGAGAAAAGCCAGCTCGAAATATTCACTACGTTTAGTGTGAACGCTAGGATAAGTAAGACGATCGGGTAGTATACGTTCGAACGTATGTAGCGAATGGCggatatattattattattactactactactactactactactaaccGTAGAGGCGCTTTTCGCTGTAGtatttttgcatttctttacTTTTGTATGAAATCCCATATAACGTAGAAAAGAAGATATTTGCTAAGAACGTGTAGTATTTTCTATTGTAAGACACGCAgcacagcaaacacacaccacaGCCACAGTATCGAACGATTTTTCATCAGTGAATCAACGGGCACCACTACCATACACACATAACCACGTATCTCCCTGCTCGTGCAACACGTGTGTGCTAGAATGTAACGTTGATTTGATAGGGGGTGGAAATAATAATGGGACATTAAGTAGGGGACACGTTTTGGAACACTCGTGCAATATAACGCAAGAAGCGCGATCCGTCGGATGttttgtgaaacaaaacaaatgtaattgTTTCGCACTATATtcaagaaaaatcaatttacattcattttttaagATGTTCGATCATATTCCGGGTACGCTTCGTACCATTACgattcgtaaaaaaaacaacacaacaatctGCGATTAGATAGTAACGATTATATGATACGGGAAGGGCGTAAAAACGGCGCATCACGTGTACCAGTTGTGAgaatataatattaaaataaacgaTTCAATCCACTACGATGATACGACAAACCCGTATTGCTACCCCTAACGTGATGCCGATAAAACTAGCAAATTGAGAAAAATACTAATTTCGtactaattatttaaatttcacgGGTAATTTTTTACTTTAGTACAATAATTTCCCGTGAGAACTATATCCACTCACCTTCTCGAAGGGTTATTTCTCACCAATTTCCTTCTCACCGTTTCTCACTCAGCTGTCAAACGgatcaaaacataaacatcacCTTCTCGCTTGCCAATATTACTCGCGCTCACCGGTTTCGATTGTGCAATAGTTGTGTATAAGttatttacaaaaagaaaaacatgatcAAAACACTATTTTCATCACAAATTTTACCCGCGGCAAGGTTCAGTATCGGTGGTGCATTGAAAAATCACACCAAACTACAACCAGTGCCGCGTACCATACACACCCGAACGAAACCGCGCATTTCACCACCGCCGAAGCTAAGGCCCACGGCTACCGATCACAATACCAGTATCACCCCGTTCGGTTGGGGTCTTTTGGTAGGATGGATTTGACATACTCTACcctagaaaaaaacacgacaatTACGGTTGTACTGTTTGTTTGGTCCATTTCACAACAGATTATCCCCGCAACTGCGTTCGGGCTGGGTTGCTGGCAAGTTTATCGAAAGCAATGGAAGGAAGGTTTAATCAGCGAGCTGGAGCGTAAAATCCATATGTCACCGGTGCCAATTCCCGACGAGTGAGTAGTAAGCTAGGACCGGGTACAAAGGATATGTAATCAGTTCCTGTCGTTTCCTCCACTTCCCATCGCGCGGTGTATAGCCTTACCGATTTGAACGAGATGGAGTACGAAACGGTAACGGTGCGCGGGCAGTTCCTTCACGATCGGGAGCTTCATTTGGGGCCACGGGCTTGCATACAGCACGGCGATAGCCACACGACCGGTGGTCTTTTCTCACAAAAGGAAGCATCGATTGGGTTTCTCGTTATCACCCCGTTCAAACTCGAAGGACGAGAGTAAGAGCCCCGTTTCTTCCATCACTTATGAACGTTTGAACTATTTACTGTACTGTAAATGTGTAATTTTAATTCTCTTACCTGTTCTAGCGATAAAATTCTGATAAACCGTGGCTGGGTACCGAAACGATATCTCGATCCAGAAACACGTCGAGAAAGCCAGGTAAGCGGTACTGTTGAGCTACAAGGTGTCGTGCGGCTGCCGGAgaatcgaccacagtttacaCCCAAACAGCGTGGCGCCATCTTTATGTACAGGGATGTGGAAAAAATGGCTGCAATAGGCGGTACGGAACCGTACTATCTGGATGCGACGGTATCATCGACGGTACCGCTCGGACCTGTTGGCGGACAGACACGGGTAACGCTTCGGAACGAACATCTGTCGTACATCGTGACGTGGTTCAGCCTGTCTGGCTTTACCACCTGGCTATGGTTCCGTCAGATCGTTCGAGGCAAATCGTTTTAAACCAACTGCAATAAAATAGAATATTAACAaacttttcaccattttgtcCACATCATTAAAATCCATTTCCAGGTAGTTTAACAGCTGCCATATGAAACTGATAAAAATACTCTGTGATTTATCTCATCAGTGggaaaaagcaatcaaaaaaAGGCCACACCAACtaattattctttttaatttttttgtttcctttttttcttctgtctttctctctatctcttttgcCCTTATTCCCGCTCCTTCTCCCCCACTCTctcatttctctctctcttctgcttgttttgcaacatttattttgcataaatCCTTAACACCCTATAGATAAGgttcttttaaataattcctTTCTAAATGATgattaaatgataaaatctACGCCTCCCATTTCCATTTCTCATTGGAACACACtccattgtttgttttagcacTCTTCGTACTTTCacactcgctctctctttctctctctccctcttttgttttcccttgtAATTTGTTATTCTTACAATTATTATGACGGTTTacggattttgttttatgtatttgttttgttacattttgccACCGTCAAACCATTTGCCATCCATCTACATACACAACATTTGTCGTTTTCTAAAATTCTCTCCAACCCGATTGGAGGAGGCAGGTGCAAGCGCAATCGCAACCCTAAAAGCTATATGCGGCTTGACTTTTCAACTTAAGCAGTTAAAAGATAAGTAATAAGAACAACATAAACTAGCGggataagaaaataaagagaaaaaaaactttaatctTAACACTGAAACTGTACTTAAAATTATAACTTAATGCTATTAATAGGtcgtgcgaaaaaaaaaaacaaaagcataagaAGAACCTATCTATTATAAGAATGGCGTCatttaaacaaacgaaaaaaaaaccttatacTCAAGCAAATGTTTTGGTTTCTCTATGACTGCTAATTAATCGAGCCAAATGTATGTTACACCGTAAGCCAAGCCGGAGACTGGTTTTCGTCGGGGATGCACAAATTGTTAACATTCGCCACTTCTAGCTCGGTGTACGTAAATTTATTATCAAACGCTGCTTACTGCTGCTCTGTCCTTCATTATAGCATCGCGCTAGGTATTGTATTTGTGTCCTGCCAATTCGGTGTGTGTTTTACTAAAGAGCAGCTGATCCCTAACGTTTGTcggtacatttttatttacacttcTATGATACATTGCATACGTACACCACTTGTTCGCATTTCATCAGGACATTCCCTAgcgtttgttattattatccGTTCCACAATTCAGATCTTCAAAACCACACATTTACATACCCACACACCCACCGCACACGCACAAAACTCTATGGGAGGCTGGGCGAGGGTTAAAGCGCAACATGTCCTAAAACCCCAACCTCGGCTCGCGTACGGAAGCTAATGCAACCCACAAGTGCTCAGATGTAGAATAGAAAGAAGTGCGCCGTAACGGAAAAGATACGATTCGCAAGGAGCTAAACAATTAAAACTGGCTTTAAGCAACTCGTGTTGTATTTTATTCGGTGATTGCTAAACTAACGCTAGGATGTAAAACTATCTAGTTACTAAGTTTCATTAAGGGTAATTAAAACGTTTATCTCAAAAGAATAACCTTacattttgtgtgtaaaattgTGAAACGTTTATAAGATTTacgtttgtatgtgttttgtgtgcgtggCTGAGTGTGTGGTGTGATGAAAACACGCGTGTCCTTATACACTTGCACACAGCAGATGAGATGTAGATGGGTGTTGTCGGATATTTCCATCACCAACTTTAAGCCATTCTGTTTACTGGCTCATATAACAAATCGATCGTTTCGGCTCAAGTATGTGTTATTCAATCGGTCAGGCGCGCGCAGTTGCCCAGTTCACGATGCATTACATATTGATTTTAGCTTGAGCTTATCCTTAACCTAG
The DNA window shown above is from Anopheles funestus chromosome 3RL, idAnoFuneDA-416_04, whole genome shotgun sequence and carries:
- the LOC125771687 gene encoding UDP-glucose 6-dehydrogenase isoform X2, translated to MVISKICCIGAGYVGGPTCSVMALKCPDIQITVVDRSIERIAQWNSDKLPIYEPGLDEVVRQCRNRNLFFSTDIEKAIQEAELIFISVNTPTKTYGNGRGRAADLKYVEGCARMIAEMSQNSKIVVEKSTVPVRAAESIMHILKANHKPGVKYDILSNPEFLAEGTAVEDLLKPDRVLIGGEQTPEGQAAIEKLCWVYEHWIPKKNIITTNTWSSELSKLAANAFLAQRISSINSLSAVCEATGADVSEVARAVGLDSRIGPKFLQASVGFGGSCFQKDILNLVYICEGLNLPEVAAYWQQVIDMNDYQKTRFSQKIIECLFNTVTDKRISILGFAFKKNTGDTRETPAITVCRTLLDEGAQLNIYDPKVEPEQIIADLTHPKVTESPEHVKRAVQIFADPYDAVRGTHALVVCTEWDEFVSLNYERIYASMMKPAYIFDGRKILPHERLQQIGFHVQTIGKRLLQQQQHDPTVRPFPSHLTNGHGYGALPANGDGPSAQA
- the LOC125771706 gene encoding SURF1-like protein, with the protein product MIKTLFSSQILPAARFSIGGALKNHTKLQPVPRTIHTRTKPRISPPPKLRPTATDHNTSITPFGWGLLIIPATAFGLGCWQVYRKQWKEGLISELERKIHMSPVPIPDDLTDLNEMEYETVTVRGQFLHDRELHLGPRACIQHGDSHTTGGLFSQKEASIGFLVITPFKLEGRDDKILINRGWVPKRYLDPETRRESQVSGTVELQGVVRLPENRPQFTPKQRGAIFMYRDVEKMAAIGGTEPYYLDATVSSTVPLGPVGGQTRVTLRNEHLSYIVTWFSLSGFTTWLWFRQIVRGKSF
- the LOC125771687 gene encoding UDP-glucose 6-dehydrogenase isoform X1; its protein translation is MVISKICCIGAGYVGGPTCSVMALKCPDIQITVVDRSIERIAQWNSDKLPIYEPGLDEVVRQCRNRNLFFSTDIEKAIQEAELIFISVNTPTKTYGNGRGRAADLKYVEGCARMIAEMSQNSKIVVEKSTVPVRAAESIMHILKANHKPGVKYDILSNPEFLAEGTAVEDLLKPDRVLIGGEQTPEGQAAIEKLCWVYEHWIPKKNIITTNTWSSELSKLAANAFLAQRISSINSLSAVCEATGADVSEVARAVGLDSRIGPKFLQASVGFGGSCFQKDILNLVYICEGLNLPEVAAYWQQVIDMNDYQKTRFSQKIIECLFNTVTDKRISILGFAFKKNTGDTRETPAITVCRTLLDEGAQLNIYDPKVEPEQIIADLTHPKVTESPEHVKRAVQIFADPYDAVRGTHALVVCTEWDEFVVCHQCHRHLASKPTVTDQNYHHLPPHHPSSHHEPRCPVVSNTVPVVPFAFFPQSLNYERIYASMMKPAYIFDGRKILPHERLQQIGFHVQTIGKRLLQQQQHDPTVRPFPSHLTNGHGYGALPANGDGPSAQA